A region from the Gavia stellata isolate bGavSte3 chromosome 12, bGavSte3.hap2, whole genome shotgun sequence genome encodes:
- the SLC38A3 gene encoding sodium-coupled neutral amino acid transporter 3: protein MDATDVPLQAEMVELVPNGKHTAALTASTVPSLAGDRFEENQSSMAEMEEFLPHGAEKKQTHFTDFEGKTSFGMSVFNLSNAIMGSGILGLAYAMANTGIILFLFLLTAVALLSSYSIHLLLKSSGIVGIRAYEQLGYRAFGTPGKLAAAIAITLQNIGAMSSYLYIVKSEVPLVIQTFLNLEEKTTDWYMNGNYLVILVSVTIILPLALMKQLGYLGYASGFSLSCMGFFLISVIYKKFQIPCPLPFEQEGNLTGSLNATPVSTSDYQNGYTVLQAPEQLTCTPSFFTLNSQTAYTIPIMAFAFVCHPEVLPIYTELKDPSKKKMQCISNISITVMYLMYFLAALFGYLTFYGRVESELLHTYSRVDPFDVLILCVRVAVLTAVTLTVPIVLFPVRRAIQQMLFQGKDFSWIRHVTIAVVLLTFINLLVIFAPSILGIFGMIGATSAPCLIFIFPAIFYIRIMPKDKEPLRSTPKILAACFALLGVLFMIMSLSFIIIDWATGGGKSGGSH, encoded by the exons ATGGACGCCACGGACGTGCCCCTCCAGGCTGAGATGGTGGAGCTGGTGCCCAATGGGAAGCACACGGCCGCGCTCACTGCCTCCACCGTCCCCTCGCTGGCGGGTGACAG GTTTGAAGAGAACCAGTCCAGCATGGCGGAGATGGAGGAGTTCCTGCCCCACGGTGCCGAGAAGAAGCAGACGCACTTTACCGAT TTTGAAGGGAAGACGTCTTTTGGGATGTCCGTCTTCAACCTGAGCAACGCCATCATGGGCAGCGGAATCCTGGGGCTGGCCTACGCCATGGCCAACACTGGCATCATCCTGTTCCT CTTCCTCCTGACGGCAGTGGCCCTGCTCTCCAGCTACTCCATCCACCTGCTGCTCAAGTCCTCCGGCATCGTGG GCATCCGCGCCTATGAGCAGCTGGGCTACCGAGCCTTCGGCACGCCGGGGAAGCTGGCCGCGGCCATCGCCATCACGCTGCAGAACATTGGag CCATGTCCAGCTACCTGTACATCGTAAAATCTGAAGTGCCTCTCGTCATCCAGACCTTCCTCAACCTGGAGGAGAAGACCAC GGACTGGTACATGAACGGGAACTACCTGGTGATCCTGGTTTCCGTCACCATTATCCTGCCCCTGGCCCTCATGAAGCAGCTGG GCTACCTCGGCTACGCCAGCGGCTTCTCCCTCAGCTGTATGGGCTTCTTCCTCATCTCG gtcATCTATAAGAAGTTCCAGATCCCCTGCCCGCTCCCTTTCGAGCAGGAGGGGAACCTCACGGGCAGCCTCAACGCCACCCCCGTCAGCACCAGTGACTACCAGAACGGCTACACTGTCCTCCAGGCCCCCGAGCAGCTCACCTGCACCCCCAGCTTCTTCACTCTGAATTCCCAG ACTGCGTACACCATCCCCATCATGGCCTTTGCCTTCGTCTGCCACCCCGAGGTCCTGCCCATCTACACCGAGCTGAAGGA CCCCTCCAAGAAGAAGATGCAGTGCATCTCCAACATCTCCATCACGGTCATGTACCTCATGTACTTCTTGGCCGCCCTTTTCGGCTACCTCACGTTCTACG GCCGCGTGGAGTCGGAGCTGCTGCACACGTACAGCAGGGTGGACCCCTTCGACGTGCTCATACTGTGCGTGCGGGTGGCCGTGCTGACAGCTGTCACCCTCACCGTCCCCATCGTCCTCTTCCCG gtgCGCCGGGCCATCCAGCAGATGCTGTTCCAAGGGAAGGACTTCAGCTGGATCCGCCACGTCACCATCGCTGTGGTCCTGCTGACCTTCATCAACCTCTTGGTCATCTTCGCTCCCTCCATCCTCGGCATCTTCGGCATGATCG GTGCCACCTCCGCTCCctgcctcatcttcatcttccCCGCCATCTTCTACATCCGCATCATGCCCAAGGACAAGGAGCCGCTGCGCTCCACCCCCAAAATCTTG GCTGCCTGCTTCGCCCTCCTCGGGGTGCTCTTCATGATCATGAGCTTGAGCTTCATCATCATCGACTGGGCCACGGGGGGCGGGAAGAGCGGCGGCAGCCACTAG